In Erigeron canadensis isolate Cc75 chromosome 6, C_canadensis_v1, whole genome shotgun sequence, the following are encoded in one genomic region:
- the LOC122605265 gene encoding arogenate dehydratase 3-like: protein MQCVAPSSNIISFKSIIGPSHRVTQPNQLNVQCVASRFDSAAAAASSTNPSLTTAVPTANNFASGGVKSRGDWQSSCAILASKVDQSQQQNAENSKPSNGSDKITVVNGHASVDLVPVSKLPKPLTIADLSPAPMHGSTLRVAYQGVPGAYSEAAAGKAYPNCDAIPCDQFEVAFQAVELWIADRAVLPVENSLGGSIHRNYDLLLRHRLHIVGEVQLPVHHCLLALPGVRKEFLNRVISHPQALSQCEQTLTKLGLNVTREAVDDTAGAAEFIAANNLRDTAAIASARAAELYGLNILADGIQDDSSNVTRFVMLAREPIIPRVDIPFKTSIVFAHDEGTSVLFKVLSAFAFRNISLTKIESRPHRNRPIRLVGDENSGTAKHFEYLFYVDFEASMADVRAQNALAEVQEFTSFLRVLGSYPMDMTPWSPSSQ from the coding sequence atgCAGTGTGTTGCTCCATCGTCTAATATTATTAGTTTCAAATCAATAATCGGACCGTCTCACCGAGTCACCCAACCAAATCAGCTCAATGTCCAATGTGTAGCCAGCCGATTTGATTCGGCTGCTGCTGCCGCTAGCTCAACGAATCCTTCCTTAACCACCGCTGTGCCCACGGCCAACAACTTCGCATCTGGCGGCGTAAAGAGCCGCGGCGATTGGCAAAGCTCGTGTGCTATCTTAGCTAGCAAAGTTGATCAATCGCAACAGCAAAACGCCGAAAACTCAAAACCATCCAACGGTTCAGATAAGATCACCGTTGTCAATGGTCATGCTTCTGTAGATCTAGTTCCGGTTTCAAAACTGCCAAAACCGCTCACAATTGCTGATCTCTCACCGGCTCCGATGCACGGCTCCACGTTGCGCGTGGCTTACCAAGGCGTTCCCGGCGCGTATAGCGAAGCCGCCGCCGGTAAAGCTTATCCAAACTGTGACGCTATTCCTTGTGATCAATTCGAAGTAGCATTTCAAGCTGTTGAGCTCTGGATAGCAGATCGAGCCGTTTTGCCGGTCGAAAATTCGTTAGGCGGAAGTATTCACCGGAATTACGATCTTCTCCTCCGTCACCGGCTTCATATCGTCGGTGAAGTACAGCTTCCTGTACATCACTGCTTGTTAGCATTACCGGGTGTACGAAAAGAGTTTCTTAACAGAGTTATCAGCCATCCGCAAGCGTTGTCTCAATGCGAGCAAACGCTTACTAAATTAGGCTTAAATGTGACACGTGAAGCTGTAGATGATACAGCTGGCGCAGCCGAATTTATCGCTGCGAATAATTTACGTGACACAGCAGCGATTGCATCTGCACGCGCGGCTGAACTGTACGGTTTGAATATATTGGCGGATGGAATCCAAGATGATTCAAGTAACGTCACGCGCTTTGTTATGTTAGCGCGTGAGCCAATAATTCCGCGAGTGGATATTCCTTTCAAAACTAGCATTGTTTTCGCTCACGATGAAGGGACGTCGGTTTTGTTCAAAGTTTTATCAGCGTTTGCGTTTAGGAATATAAGCTTAACTAAAATCGAAAGCCGGCCACATCGAAATCGTCCGATTCGGTTAGTTGGAGATGAGAATTCAGGAACGGCTAAGCATTTTGAGTATCTATTTTATGTTGATTTTGAAGCATCAATGGCTGATGTCAGGGCACAAAATGCATTGGCTGAGGTTCAAGAATTCACATCTTTTCTAAGGGTGTTGGGTAGTTATCCCATGGATATGACTCCTTGGTCACCTTCTTCTCAATGA